The sequence AAAATCAAGGCTGGGCGTTTGTCGGCGCAAACGGCAGCGGGAAATCGGCGCTGGCGCGGGCGCTGTCCGGCGAATTACCGCTGCTGAGCGGTGAACGCCGCTGCGATTTTCAGCGTGTCGTCCGCTTGTCGTTTGAGCAGTTGCAGCAGTTGGTCGCCGAGGAATGGCAGCGTAATAACACCGATATGCTGAGCGCCGACGAAGACGATACCGGGCGCACCACCGCCGAGGTAATTCAGGATAGGGTAAAAGATCGGGCGCGCTGTCAACAGCTTGCCCGGCAGTTTGGCATTGAACCGCTGCTGGAGCGCCGCTTCAAGTATCTTTCCACCGGCGAAACGCGCAAGACCATGCTGTGTCAGGCGCTGATGCCGCAGCCGGATCTGCTGATTCTCGACGAACCCTTTGACGGGCTTGACGTCGCCTCCCGCGGGCAACTGGCCGCGCAGTTGCCCGAACTGGCCGCCCAGGGATATACGCTGGTGCTGATCCTGAATCGGTTTGACGATATTCCTGATTTTATCAATCACCTGGGCATTCTTGCCGACTGTACGCTGACCCGCATCGGAGAACGCGAGCAGATCCTCTCGGAAGCCCTTATCGCCCAGTTGGCCTACGGCGAGAAACTGTCGGGCAGCGCCCTTCCCGAAGCGGAAAATCCGCGGCAGCACGCAAGGCTTCCCGCTGATCAAGCGCGCATCACGCTGCGCAACGGGGTCGTGCAGTACAACGATCGCCCGATACTGCACGGGCTGAACTGGGAGGTGCTGCCCGGCCAGCACTGGCAAATCGTCGGCCCGAACGGCGCGGGAAAATCCACCCTGTTGAGCCTGATTACCGGCGACCACCCGCAAGGCTACAGCAACGATCTCACGCTGTTCGGCCGCCGGCGCGGCAGCGGAGAAACCATCTGGGATATCAAACGGCATATCGGTTACGTCAGCAGCAGCCTGCATCTTGATTATCGCGTCAGCGTCAGCGTACGTAACGTTATCCTGTCCGGCTTTTTTGATTCGATCGGCATTTATCAGGCCGTTTCCGACCGCCAGCGCCAGTTGACCGGGCAATGGCTGACCCTGCTGGGCCTGAACGGTCCCCTGGCGGATGCGCCGTTCCAGGCTTTATCCTGGGGGCAACAGCGACTGGCGCTGATCGCCAGAGCGCTGGTTAAACACCCGGCCTTGCTGATCCTTGATGAACCCTTGCAGGGGCTGGATCCTCTTAACCGCCAACTGGTGCGCCGCTGGCTGGATATCCTGATTGGGGAAGGCGATACGCAGCTGCTGTTCGTCTCCCACCACGCCGAGGACGCGCCGCAGTGCATTACCCACCGGCTAACCTTCGTCGCCAGAGATGAGGCGTATGACTACCAAACGGAAGAAATCCCTCCCGCTTCCCGGCAAGGACAGGCTGAAGATAAAAGAACCTCAGGATTCTGATTGCTTTCGCGGCATAAAGTTACAATCCTATGAGACTCGTACGCGGAAATATTAGTAGTGATAACGATACCATTCAAAAAATATCCACGTAGCATAAGCGGCTACTTAAACTTTTTACTTACGTTTACTTGTTAAAATAATCATCGATAACGGACGCTGTTTTCGCGGCAGATCACCTTTTTCAGCCGCCAGCCATGTTATTTTTGCTGAAACGTCACGATAGAGGTCATTATGAACGTTCTTGTTACGGGTGGAAGCGGTTACATAGGCAGCCATACCAGCGTCCAGTTATTGGCCGCCGGGCATCATCCCGTCATTCTCGACAATTTATGCAACAGCAAAGCCAGCGTGGTTAAAACCATCACGCAATTGACGGGCAAAGCCCCCGATTTTTACCAGGGCGATATTCGCGACGGCGCGTTGCTGAATGACATTTTTTCCCGCCACGCCATTGATTCGGTGATCCATTTTGCCGGCTTGAAAGCCGTAGGGGAATCGGTCCGCAAACCGATAGACTACTATGACAACAACGTCTACGGTACGCTGGCGCTGGTCGAAGCCATGAAGCAGGCCGGGGTGAAAAACCTGATTTTCAGCTCCTCCGCCACGGTTTACGGCGACCAGCCGCGCATTCCCTATCAGGAGAGTTTCCCGACGGGCCATCCCGCCAGCCCATACGGCCGCAGCAAGCTTATGGTCGAGCAGATTTTACAGGATTTGCAGCATGCGGAGCCTGAGTGGAGCATTACCCTGCTGCGCTATTTCAATCCGGTCGGCGCCCATCCTTCAGGCGAAATGGGCGAAGATCCGCAGGGGATCCCCAACAATCTGATGCCCTATATCGCCCAGGTTGCGGTCGGCCGCCGTGAATCGCTGGCCATTTTCGGCAATGACTACCCGACGGAGGACGGCACCGGCGTGCGTGATTACATCCACGTTGTCGATCTGGCCGACGGTCACGTCGCGGCGATGAATACGCTGCAAAACCGCGCCGGAGTGCATATTTACAATCTGGGCGCCGGCGTCGGCTACAGCGTTTTGCAGGTGGTTAAGGCTTTCAGTCAGGCATGCGGCAAGCCGGTTGCCCATCACTTCGCCCCGCGCCGTCAGGGCGATCTGGCCGCCTACTGGGCCGATGCGCAAAAAGCCGCCGACGACCTGAACTGGCGGGTAAAACGTTCGCTGCAAGAGATGGCGCAGGATACCTGGCGCTGGCAATCCGCCCACCCTAACGGCTACCCGGACTAACTTGATGAGCCACAGGAGCAAACGATGCTGAATGAAAAAACCGCGGCGCCGGACGGCCGGCCGTTTCAGTTGACCTGGTTACAGAATGCGGCCGGGATGCGCGTTTGCCTGATGGACTGGGGCGCCACCTGGCTTTCCTGTCAGCTTCCCATCCAGGACGGCGTCCGGGAGGTGCTGCTGGGCTGCGCGTCGCCGGAGCAGTATCCACAACAAAGCACCTATCTCGGCGCCTCGATCGGCCGTTACGCCAACCGTATCGCCAACGCCACGATCCGTCGCGGTGATGAGATCTTCCTCCTGGCCGCCAATCAGGACCAGCATCAGCTGCACGGCGGACCGCAAGGGTTCCACACCCGGCGCTGGCGCACTCTCAGTCAGGATGCGTCGCACGTCACCTATCAGCTCTATTCGCCGGATGGCGATCAGGGCTATCCGGGTCAGCTTAACGCCCAGGTATGTTATCGGCTGAGCGAAAATAACGCGCTGGAAATCGTCTATCAGGCCACCGCGGAGAAACCCTGTCCGGTGTGCCTGACCAATCACGCCTATTTTAACCTCGACGGCAGCCCGGGCGACGTACGGCAACATCAGCTGCAACTGTTCGCGGATTATTATCTGCCGGTAAACCCCGCGGGTATCCCCGGCGACCATCTCGCTCAGGTACAGGGCGGCGGGATGGATTTCCGGCGGCCTAAAACGCTGGCGCAGGACTTTCTGCGCGACCAGGATCAGATTGCCGTCGGCGGCTACGATCATGCCTATCTGCTGCACGGCACCTGCGGCGCCAGTGAAAGTCCGGCGGCGAATCTGTGGTCGTCCGATAGGCGGGTGTTAATGAGCGTATTTACCAGCGCCCCTGCCTTACAGCTCTACAGCGGAAACTTCCTGGCCGGTACGCCGTCGCGGGAAGGCGGCGGCTATGAAAATTACGCCGGGATAGCGCTGGAAAGCGAATTTCTGCCCGACAGCCCCAATCACCCGGAGTGGCCGCAGCCAGACTGCTGGCTGCGGCCGGGACAGGTTTACCGCTCCGACACGACTTACCAGTTTTTTTCGCAGTAGCCGACGATTAGCGGTCACGAACGCCGAAGGCACCGCGCAGCGGCGCGATTTCCCGCGAAAAGCCAGGGGTCACGGGGCGACGGCGATTGAGCCGCCCCGTGTCGGGCGCGTGCTGCGACGGTCACAGAAATCGTTTTAGGTTAGTGCGCACGAAACCCTCACTGCGCTTACAGAAACGTCTTCCCCAAATTTTGGGATTATTTTTACCCCCGCCAATTTACAAATCTCTTCAATTCCGTGCTTGCCCGGCACAAATCCCGGCGATTACACTGAGATAACTCTCTGTAAGGAAACGTTATGTCAGCATCCCGTTTATCGCCGTCGTTCATTCATCATCTGCGCAACAAAGGTAGGTGGGGATGGCTGTTGGCGTTATGCTGGCTGTTTCTGAATGCGCAACTGGCCATCGCCGGGCATCAATGCGATTTGGCCGTCAGCCCCGATTCCCCGCTGATGCAGCATCAGGCGCATCTGCAACAGACAACCTCTCATCGCGCTCACCATCACCATGATGCGATGCCGACACCCGCGGCCGACCAGCAAACGCCGCTGTGCGAGAAACACTGCGTGCCGGACTCCATCAAGAAGGATAACGCCTCCCTGGTGTTGCTGGCTATTCCGGTCAGCAGCGAACTGGCCCTGGCCGATCAGCCGCATGCGGTCAACTGCGCCAGCGAGGCCTGGCTTTCTCCCCCCGCCGCCGGTCCCCCGGCTGAAATCCGTTTCTGCCGCTTTAGAGAATAGCTCCACGATAGATGACCAACCTGCGCCATCAGGCGTAATTGATTGTTATTCATCGTTTTTATGGAGCTATTATTATGCGCATCACTCATACGGCGTTTCTCGCCTGTCTGCTTGTCTCTTCCCCGCTGTGGGCTAACGACCATCAGCACCACGCCGCGATCCCTGCGGATACCGCCGCCAAGGCCTATCAGGCCAGCGGTACGGTTAAACAGTGGAACGCCGACAGCGTCACCATCGCCCACCGTCCGATTGCCGATTTGCATTGGCCGGCGATGACCATGGCGTTCCGGCTGCCGCAGCCGTCCGGCAAATTTGCGCCGTTGCCGGCGGAGACCTCCGTGGCGTTCAGTTTTACCCAGAGCAACAGCGGCTATACCCTGACCGCGATTACGCCACAGCAAAAATAACCGGGGAAAGAACATGAACATATCCAAGCGGCTCTCAACCAGGGCGTGGCTGGCGATGTTGCTGTGGCTGCCTGTCGCCTCCTTTGCGGCGGATCTGGACCTTGAACAGGCTTTACAGGCGGCGGAACGCTATTCCGCCGACCTGTCGGCCAATCAGCACCAGATCCGCGCGCTGCAAAACATGGCCGACTCCGCCACGCAGCTCCCCGATCCGCAACTCAAGTTCGGCGTGGAAAACCTGCCGTTAGGCGGCAATAACGGCAGCCGCCTAACGCGTGAAGGCATGACGATGCAGCGTATCGGCGTTATGCAAACCTATGTCAGCAGCAGCAAACGCGACAACAAGGCGCGGACTTTCCGCGTGGAAGCCGACAGCCTGCGCAGCAATCACGACATCATTCGCGCCCGGCTGCAACGGGAAACCGCTCAGGCCTGGCTGGAACTGGCGCTGTCGCGACAGGCGCTGCAAGACGTGCGCTCGCTGGTCAACGAAAGCCAGCGGCAGATCGCACTGCAAAAAGCCGGCGTCGCCGCGGGAGGAGAAGCCAGCAGCGTGCTGGATGCCCGCCTGACGCTGGCGGAGATGCAGGATAAATTGGCCGATGCCGAACGGGACGTGCAGATAGCGAAAGCCAGAATGGTGCAGCTTACCGGCGTGCCGGATATCAACGTGCGCGGCGCGCTGCCCCGCATCGAACGTTTACCCGCCTCCCCTGACCAACTGAGTAAAACCATCCACCTGCACCCGGAAATGCAACTGGCGCAGCGCGAATCCGAACTGGCTCAGGCGCGGTCGGCGCAGTCCGCGGTGGCGGCCATCCCCGACGTGGGCGTCGAGATCTATTACGCCAAACGCGGAGATAACTACGACGATATGGCCGGCATGATGGTGACGGTCGACCTGCCGCTGTTTAAATCCCAACGGCAGGATAAAGACTACGCCGCCGACGTGGCCCGCAGCCAGGAGGCCCGCGACCGAGTGCTGTTGACCGGCCGGGAGCATCAGGCGCAGCTCGATACGCTGATAGCACAGTATCAGGCGGCCCAGTCACGCTGGCAGCGCCAGAAAAATGAGGTGCTTCCCCTCCAGCAGCAGCGCAACAAGCTGATGCAGGCCCAGTATCAGTCCGGCGGCAGCAACCTTGCCGACGTACTGGAGGCGCGGCGCGCCATGCTGGAAAGCCAAATCGCCACGCTGAACGCCACGCGGGAAATGGCGCAGCTTTGGGCGGCCATTCGCTATCTGACGCCACAGGGGAACCCATTACAATGAATAAGCCATTAACTCTCGGCCTGCTTACCCTGGCGATCGTCAGCGCTGTCGGCGGCGGTTATTTCTGGGGCAGCCAGCAATATCGGGCGGCGGCGCCCGCCTCTCCGGCTGCGGCCGAACGTCCCGTGCTGTACTGGTACGATCCGATGGTGCCCGATAAACGCTTCGATAAACCGGGTAAATCGCCATTTATGGATATGCAGCTGGTTCCGCGTTACGCCGATGAGGCGCAGGACGACGGCGGCGTGACCATCAGCGCCCGCCAGCAGCAGAATCTGGGGGTGCGCATCGCCCGGGCGGAAATACGCACCGTCAACGCGCAAACGTCGGGCTATGGCACCGTGGCGCTGAATGAACGCGGTCTGCGCACACTGGTCGCCCCCAGCGGCGGCATTGTCGAACTGCTTGCGGTGAACGCGCCGCAACAGCAGGTGAAGCAAGGGGAAACGCTGGCTACGCTGTGGAACCCGGCCTGGGCGGCGGCGCAGCAGGAGTATCTGGCGGTGCGACAATTCGGCGACGCTTCGCTGACGCAGGCGGCGCGGCAAAAGCTGGCGCTGTCGTTTATGCCGGAAGCGGTGATTCGCCAGGTGGAGCGCAGCGGCAAGCCGCAGCCGCGCATGACGATTACCGCGCCGCAGGCCGGTTACGTGAATAAGCTGGAAGTACGCGCCGGGATGCAGCTCACCCCGGCGCAGCCGTTATTCGAATTGGCAAGTCTGGACCCGGTCTGGGTGGAAGTGGATTACCCGGAAGCCCAGGCCGCGCAGCTGAGCGTCGGCAGCGAGGTGACCGCCGGCAGCAGCGCCTGGCCGGGAAAAACCTTCAGCGGAAAAGTCAGCGAGCTGCTGCCGATGCTGGACAGCGCCACCAGAACGCTGAAAGCCCGCGTCATCCTGGAGAACCCCGAGCATCAGCTAAAACCGGGCATGTACCTCTCCGTACGGATTGCCGGCCCGCAGCCGCAACGGCTATTGATGATACCGCAACAGGCCTTGCTGGTGAGCGGCAGCCACAACCGGGTACTGCTGAGCGAAGGGGACGGCCATTTCGTACCGCGCAACGTCACCGTCGGCATCACCCACAACGACTGGACGGAAATCACCGCCGGGCTGAACGAAGGCGACAGCGTCGTGACGTCAGGTCAGTTCCTGATTGACTCCGAGGCCAGCCTGCGCAGCTCGCTTGCCCAGTTTGGCGATGCGCAGCAGGATAACGATGAGGCAAATAGCGCCGGCTATCAGACGCAGGGGGTGATCAAGGCTATCAACGGCAATCAGCTCACCATCGAGCATGACGCCGTGCCGACGCTTAACTGGTCGCCGATGACCATGGATTTCACCCTGCCGCCAGAGGGCCTGCCGCCGGGTATCGGCATCGGCAGCCAGGTCGACTTTCATTTCCGCATGGACGACGGCGGCATTCATATTCAGCAGATCTCGCCCCTTGGCGCGCCCCACGCCGGGCATGGAGGCCACCGATGATCGCCTACGTTATCCGCTGGTCGTTGAAAAACCGGCTGCTGGTGCTACTGGCCGCGTTGCTTATGGCGGCCTGGGGGGTAATTTCCCTGCAGAAAACGCCGCTGGACGCCCTCCCCGATCTTTCCGACGTGCAGGTGATCATTCGCGTCAGCTATCCGGGCAAAGCCCCTCAGGTGGTGGAAAATCAGGTTACCTATCCCCTGACCACCACCATGCTGTCGGTGCCGGGGGCGAAAACGGTGCGCGGCTTCTCGATGTTCGGCGATGCCTACGTCTATATTCTGTTCGAGGACGGCACCGATCCTTACTGGGCGCGTTCCCGGGTGCTGGAATACCTCAGCCAGGTGCAGTCCAGCCTGCCGGCGGAAGCCAAAACCGCGCTGGGGCCGGATGCCACCGGCGTCGGCTGGATCTATGAATACGCCCTGGTGGACCGCAGCGGTAAACATAGCCTGGCCGATCTGCGCGGCCTGCAGGACTGGCTGCTCAGGTTCGAACTGAAAACCGTGCCTAACGTCGCCGAGGTCGCCAGCGTCGGCGGCATGGTGAAGCAGTACCAGGTGGTGGTCGATCCCGAGCGAATGCGCACGCAAAATATTACCCATCAGCAGATTATCAGCGCCATTCAGGCGGCGAATCAGGAGAGCGGCGGCTCGGTGCTGGAGCTGGGGGAAGCGGAATATATGGTGCGCACCTCCGGCTATCTGCACAGCGCGCAGGATTTCAATCAGGTGGTGATTACCGTGCGTAACGGCATTCCGGTGTTGCTGCAGGACGTCGCCACCCTACGGGAAGGGCCGGAAATGCGCCGGGGCATCGCCGAGCTGAACGGCGAAGGGGAAGTGGCGGGCGGCATCATTGTGCTGCGCTATGGCAAAAACGCCCTGGAAACCCTGCATGCGGTCAAGGCGCGGCTAAATGAAATCCAGAAAAGCCTGCCCGCCGGGGTGGAAATCGTCCCCACCTACGACCGCTCGCAGCTGATTGAACACGCCATCGAAACGCTCAGTCATAAGTTACTGGAAGAGTTTGCGGTGGTGGCGGTGATTTGCGCCCTGTTTCTGTTCCATTTCCGCTCGGCGCTGGTGGCGATTATCAGCCTGCCGCTGGGCATCCTCGGGGCATTTATTATCATGCGCTATCAGGGGGTTAATGCCAACATCATGTCGCTGGGCGGTATCGCCATCGCCATCGGTGCCATGGTGGACGCGGCCATCGTCATGATAGAAAACATGCATAAGGTGGTTGAGCAGTGGCGTCACGATCACCCGGGGGAAACGCCGCGCGAGAAGGACTGGTGGCGACTGACCGAGCGCGCCGCCACCGAAGTCGGCCCGGCGCTGTTTTGCAGCCTGCTGATCATCACGCTGTCGTTTGTGCCGGTATTTTCGCTGGAAGCGCAGGAGGGACGCATGTTTTCCCCGCTGGCTTTCACCAAAACCTATGCTATGGCGGTGGCCGCCGGGCTGGGGATCACCCTGGTGCCGGTGCTGATGGGCTATTTCGTGCGCGGGAAAATCCCCGATGAGCAGGCTAATCCGCTCAATCGCTGGCTGATCGCCGCCTATCACCCGGTGCTGCAGAAAGTGCTGAGCTTCCCCAAAACCACCCTGCTGATTTCCGGCGCATTACTGCTGCTGACCCTGTTCCCCCTCAGCCGCCTCGGCAGTGAATTTATGCCGCCGCTGGATGAGGGGGATCTGCTGTATATGCCGTCGACCCTGCCCGGTATCTCCGCCCGGGAAGCAGCACGGCTATTGCAGCAGACCGACCGGCTGATCAAAACCGTTCCCGAGGTCGAGTCGGTTTTTGGTAAAGCCGGCAGAGCGGAAACCGCCACCGACCCCGCGCCGCTAACCATGCTGGAAAGCACCATTCGCCTGAAACCGCGCGATCAGTGGCGATCGGGAATGACCATGGACAAGCTGATCGCCGAACTGGACGCCACCGTCAACCTGCCGGGGATCGCCAACGTCTGGGTGCCGCCGATCCGCAACCGTCTGGATATGCTGGCGACCGGCATCAAAAGTCCGGTGGGCATCAAGGTGAACGGCAATAACCTGCAGGATATCGAACGTATTGCGGCGCAAATCGAACGGGTGGTGAAAAACGTGCCGGGCGTGACGTCCGCCCTGGCCGAACGTCTGGCCGGCGGCCGCTATATAGATATCGATATCGACCGCCAGCGGGCCGCCCGCTATGGCGTGTCGGTGGAAGAGTTGCAGTCGCTGGTGGCGACCTTGATCGGCGGGCAGAATATCGGCGAAACCATTGAAGGGCGCCAGCGCTACCCCATCAATATCCGCTATCCGCGCGAATTGCGCGACTCGCTGGAAAAGCTGCGGGATTTACCGGTGGTGACGCAGAGCGGCGCCCGGGTTGCCCTGGCCGAACTGGCGAATATCCGCGTCAGTGAAGGTCCGCCGATGCTGAAAAGCGAGAACGGCCGCCTGTCCGACTGGATTTACGTCGACCTGCGCGGCCGGGATCTGAAATCGGCCGTAGAGGAAATGCAGCAGGTCGTTGCGCAGCAGGTGACGCTGCCGGAAGGGGTTTCGCTCAGTTGGTCGGGGCAGTTCGAATATCTGGAGCGCGCGACGGAGAAAATGAAAATCGTCGTGCCCTTCACGCTGCTGATTATTTTCGTGCTGCTGTATGTCACCTTTAACCGGGTCAAGGATGCCCTGCTGATTATGGCGACCCTGCCCTTTGCGCTAATCGGCGGCGTCTGGCTGCTGTATATCCTCGGCTATAATCTCTCTGTGGCCGGCGCGGTGGGATTTATCGCCCTGGCGGGCGTCTCGGCCGAATTTGGCGTTATTATGTTGCTGTATCTCAATCATGCGGTGGAAAAACATCGCCTGCCGGGACAGCCGTTATCACGGCAGCAACTGATGGACGCCATCCATGAAGGGGCGGTACTGCGGGTACGGCCGAAAATGATGACCGTCGCGACCATTATGGCCGGCCTGCTGCCCATTATGTGGGGCGGCGGCAGCGGTTCGGAAATCATGCAGCGCATCGCCGCGCCGATGATCGGCGGAATGGTCAGCGCGCCGCTGCTTTCCATGCTGGTGATCCCGGCGGTGTATCTGTTATTGCATAGGATCGATGCGCAATAGCTGAAACGATAAAGCTGGAGCGTGATTTTGAACAAATATCGGGCTGATAAATCGCGCTGCCGGCGACTATCGATTGCCGATAACCGTTTTCCGCCCCTATAATGGGGCCAATTATCACAGAAATCTTAGCACATGAAGGAGTTTAGCTATGGCTGTAACTAAGCTGGTACTGGTACGACACGGTGAAAGTCAGTGGAACAACGAAAACCGTTTCACCGGCTGGTACGACGTTGATCTGTCCGACAAGGGCCGTACAGAAGCGAAAGCCGCAGGCAAGTTGCTTAAAGACGAAGGTTTTTCCTTTGACTTCGCCTACACCTCCGTGCTGAAACGCGCCATCCATACGCTGTGGAGCATACTGGACGAGCTGGATCAAGCCTGGCTGCCGGTGGAGAAATCCTGGAAGCTGAACGAGCGTCACTACGGCGCGCTGCAAGGGCTGAACAAAGCGGAAACCGCTGAAAAATACGGCGACGATCAGGTGAAACAGTGGCGTCGCGGCTTTGCGGTTACGCCGCCGGAACTGACTCGCGATGACGAGCGTTTTCCGGGACACGACCCGCGTTACGCCTCTCTGAGCGACAAAGAGCTGCCGCTGACCGAAAGCCTGGCGCTGACCATTGAGCGCGTGGTTCCCTACTGGAACGAAACCATTCTGCCGCGCATCAAAAGCGGCGAGCGCGTGATTATCGCCGCTCACGGCAACTCGCTGCGCGCGCTGGTTAAATACCTGGATAATCTGGGCGAAGATGAAATTCTTGAGCTGAATATCCCGACCGGCGTGCCGTTGGTGTATGAGTTTGACGAAAACTTCAAGCCGATCAAACGCTACTATCTGGGCAACCAGGATGAAATCGCCGCTAAAGCGGCGGCGGTAGCCAATCAGGGTAAAGCCAAGTAAGTATCCTGAACAGATAAAAAATCGCCGGGAGCGATTTTCAACGTCGCTTGCGACGGCCCGTCATAAAAAACCCGGTGCCTGGCGCCGGGTTTTTTATTGACCGCCATTCAACTTACCGACTGCGACGATCGCGCACCGCGGCCGCCAGGCGGCGCAGCAGCACCTCGGTATCTTCCCAGCCGATACAAGCATCCGTCACGCTCTTGCCGTATACCAGCGGCTCGCCGCTTTCCAGGTTCTGGTTGCCTTCCACCAGATGGCTTTCCACCATCACGCCCACAATCGCTTTTTCGCCCTGCGCGATCTGGCGGCCGACGTCTTCACCCACCTCCATCTGCTTTTTGAACTGCTTGCTGCTGTTCGCGTGGCTGAAGTCGATCATCACCTGAGGCGGCAGCCCGGCTTTTTCCAGGCCGCTCTTAACCTCTTTAACGTGCTCCGCGCTGTAATTCGGCGTTTTGCCGCCGCGCAGAATAATGTGGCAATCACGGTTGCCGCTGGTATTCACGATGGCCGAATGTCCCCACTTGGTGACCGACAGGAAGCAGTGCGGCGCGCTGGCGGCGTTAATCGCGTCGATCGCCACCTTGATGGTGCCGTCGGTGCCGTTCTTGAAACCGACGGGGCAAGACAGGCCGGAAGCCAGCTCGCGGTGCACCTGGGATTCGGTGGTCCGGGCGCCGATAGCGCCCCAGCTCATCAGGTCCGCCAGATATTGCGGGGTGATCATATCCAGAAACTCGCCCGCGGCGGGCATGCCGGCATCATTGATATCCAGCAGCAACCGGCGGGCAATGCGCAGACCGTCATTGATCTGGAAGCTGTGATCCATATGAGGATCGTTAATCAACCCTTTCCATCCGACCGTGGTGCGCGGCTTTTCAAAATAAACCCGCATCACCACTTCCAAATCGTCACTCAGTTCATGACGCAGCTTAAGCAGGCGGGCGGCATATTCCTTGGCGGCTTCAGAGTCGTGAATAGAGCAAGGGCCGATAACCACCAGCAGGCGGTCGTCATTGCGGTTAAGGATTTTGTGAATGGCGGAACGCGCGAGCGATACCGTTTCTGCCGCATGGTCGGTAGCCGGGAATTTCTCCAGCAGCGCCACCGGCGGCAAAAGTTCCTTAATCTCTTTAATCCTTAAATCATCATTTTGGTAATTCATCATCATTCCATCAATTCCAGGGCGGTATTTTACACCGCTCCCGATGCGCCATCCCTATGCAAGATAGCCGTAAGATTGAAAAAAAACCGTTCAGCGTGCAGACTGGCTATTATATATCAAGCCGACGACTTCAGGGCGTTGAAATAGATCGAGTCTGCATACGAC comes from Brenneria nigrifluens DSM 30175 = ATCC 13028 and encodes:
- a CDS encoding efflux RND transporter permease subunit; this encodes MIAYVIRWSLKNRLLVLLAALLMAAWGVISLQKTPLDALPDLSDVQVIIRVSYPGKAPQVVENQVTYPLTTTMLSVPGAKTVRGFSMFGDAYVYILFEDGTDPYWARSRVLEYLSQVQSSLPAEAKTALGPDATGVGWIYEYALVDRSGKHSLADLRGLQDWLLRFELKTVPNVAEVASVGGMVKQYQVVVDPERMRTQNITHQQIISAIQAANQESGGSVLELGEAEYMVRTSGYLHSAQDFNQVVITVRNGIPVLLQDVATLREGPEMRRGIAELNGEGEVAGGIIVLRYGKNALETLHAVKARLNEIQKSLPAGVEIVPTYDRSQLIEHAIETLSHKLLEEFAVVAVICALFLFHFRSALVAIISLPLGILGAFIIMRYQGVNANIMSLGGIAIAIGAMVDAAIVMIENMHKVVEQWRHDHPGETPREKDWWRLTERAATEVGPALFCSLLIITLSFVPVFSLEAQEGRMFSPLAFTKTYAMAVAAGLGITLVPVLMGYFVRGKIPDEQANPLNRWLIAAYHPVLQKVLSFPKTTLLISGALLLLTLFPLSRLGSEFMPPLDEGDLLYMPSTLPGISAREAARLLQQTDRLIKTVPEVESVFGKAGRAETATDPAPLTMLESTIRLKPRDQWRSGMTMDKLIAELDATVNLPGIANVWVPPIRNRLDMLATGIKSPVGIKVNGNNLQDIERIAAQIERVVKNVPGVTSALAERLAGGRYIDIDIDRQRAARYGVSVEELQSLVATLIGGQNIGETIEGRQRYPINIRYPRELRDSLEKLRDLPVVTQSGARVALAELANIRVSEGPPMLKSENGRLSDWIYVDLRGRDLKSAVEEMQQVVAQQVTLPEGVSLSWSGQFEYLERATEKMKIVVPFTLLIIFVLLYVTFNRVKDALLIMATLPFALIGGVWLLYILGYNLSVAGAVGFIALAGVSAEFGVIMLLYLNHAVEKHRLPGQPLSRQQLMDAIHEGAVLRVRPKMMTVATIMAGLLPIMWGGGSGSEIMQRIAAPMIGGMVSAPLLSMLVIPAVYLLLHRIDAQ
- the gpmA gene encoding 2,3-diphosphoglycerate-dependent phosphoglycerate mutase, which translates into the protein MAVTKLVLVRHGESQWNNENRFTGWYDVDLSDKGRTEAKAAGKLLKDEGFSFDFAYTSVLKRAIHTLWSILDELDQAWLPVEKSWKLNERHYGALQGLNKAETAEKYGDDQVKQWRRGFAVTPPELTRDDERFPGHDPRYASLSDKELPLTESLALTIERVVPYWNETILPRIKSGERVIIAAHGNSLRALVKYLDNLGEDEILELNIPTGVPLVYEFDENFKPIKRYYLGNQDEIAAKAAAVANQGKAK
- the aroG gene encoding 3-deoxy-7-phosphoheptulonate synthase AroG, with amino-acid sequence MNYQNDDLRIKEIKELLPPVALLEKFPATDHAAETVSLARSAIHKILNRNDDRLLVVIGPCSIHDSEAAKEYAARLLKLRHELSDDLEVVMRVYFEKPRTTVGWKGLINDPHMDHSFQINDGLRIARRLLLDINDAGMPAAGEFLDMITPQYLADLMSWGAIGARTTESQVHRELASGLSCPVGFKNGTDGTIKVAIDAINAASAPHCFLSVTKWGHSAIVNTSGNRDCHIILRGGKTPNYSAEHVKEVKSGLEKAGLPPQVMIDFSHANSSKQFKKQMEVGEDVGRQIAQGEKAIVGVMVESHLVEGNQNLESGEPLVYGKSVTDACIGWEDTEVLLRRLAAAVRDRRSR